In one Streptomyces marincola genomic region, the following are encoded:
- the nuoH gene encoding NADH-quinone oxidoreductase subunit NuoH translates to MPLAQEPDLSVFGDDPFWLVLLKVVFVFAFVMVTVVICIVMERKVLGWMQLRIGPNRHGPWGMLQSLADAIKLMLKEDIVPKGADKVLFWLAPILAVIPAFMAFAVIPFGPKDDPVSIFGTQTVLQVTDLPVAILYVLATSAIAVYGTVLAGWSSGSTYPLLGGVRATAQIISYEVAMGLSFAAVFLYSGSMSTSAIVEAQEDRWFMILLPVSFLIYMVAMVGEAHRPPFDMPESEGDLVGGYLTEYSSIKFAFFMMSEYIHMVTVSGLMVTLFLGGWRAPAPLSFWEGANSGWWPMLWFTIKLVGVIFLFVWARASLPRVRYDQFMVLGWKVLIPFALVWLMLVATVRAMQNEDYAFSDILLWVFAGVVTLLLISFVVDYFRDRSEQREEDGRAEEPEPEFDPMAGGYPVPPLPGQTLPPVPRRPSRAERMGAGVAAESEGSPERREGDDA, encoded by the coding sequence ATGCCGCTCGCCCAGGAGCCGGACCTGTCCGTCTTCGGGGACGACCCGTTCTGGCTCGTCCTGCTCAAGGTCGTCTTCGTCTTCGCGTTCGTGATGGTCACGGTGGTCATCTGCATCGTGATGGAACGCAAGGTGCTCGGCTGGATGCAGCTGCGCATCGGGCCGAACCGGCACGGGCCCTGGGGCATGCTCCAGTCCCTGGCCGACGCCATCAAGCTGATGCTCAAGGAGGACATCGTCCCCAAGGGCGCCGACAAGGTGCTGTTCTGGCTGGCGCCGATCCTCGCGGTGATCCCGGCGTTCATGGCGTTCGCCGTCATCCCCTTCGGCCCCAAGGACGACCCGGTCAGCATCTTCGGCACCCAGACGGTGCTCCAGGTCACCGACCTGCCGGTCGCCATCCTCTACGTGCTGGCCACCTCGGCCATCGCCGTCTACGGAACGGTGCTCGCCGGCTGGTCCTCGGGCTCGACGTACCCGCTGCTCGGCGGCGTCCGCGCGACCGCGCAGATCATCTCCTACGAGGTCGCGATGGGCCTGTCCTTCGCGGCCGTCTTCCTCTACTCCGGGTCGATGTCCACCTCGGCCATCGTGGAGGCGCAGGAGGACCGCTGGTTCATGATCCTGCTGCCGGTGTCGTTCCTCATCTACATGGTGGCGATGGTCGGCGAGGCGCACCGGCCGCCGTTCGACATGCCGGAGTCCGAGGGCGACCTCGTCGGCGGGTACCTCACCGAGTACTCGTCGATCAAGTTCGCCTTCTTCATGATGTCCGAGTACATCCACATGGTCACCGTCTCGGGCCTGATGGTCACCCTCTTCCTCGGCGGCTGGCGCGCGCCCGCGCCGCTCAGCTTCTGGGAGGGCGCCAACTCCGGCTGGTGGCCCATGCTGTGGTTCACGATCAAGCTCGTCGGCGTGATCTTCCTGTTCGTGTGGGCCCGCGCCTCGCTGCCCCGCGTGCGCTACGACCAGTTCATGGTCCTGGGCTGGAAGGTCCTCATCCCGTTCGCGCTGGTCTGGCTCATGCTCGTGGCCACCGTGCGGGCCATGCAGAACGAGGACTACGCGTTCAGCGACATCCTCCTGTGGGTGTTCGCCGGCGTGGTGACGCTGCTGCTGATCTCGTTCGTCGTGGACTACTTCCGCGACCGGTCCGAGCAGCGCGAGGAGGACGGCCGGGCCGAGGAGCCCGAGCCGGAGTTCGACCCGATGGCGGGCGGCTACCCGGTGCCGCCGCTGCCGGGACAGACCCTGCCGCCCGTGCCGCGCCGCCCGTCCAGGGCCGAGCGCATGGGCGCCGGAGTCGCCGCCGAAAGCGAAGGAAGCCCCGAGCGAAGGGAGGGCGACGATGCCTGA